TTGTTGAACTAAGTTATTCTTGTGCTCTCATTTTTGCTTATTTGGGCTTCTTAGAACTTTGCGGTTTATTCACGTATGTTTGACTGTTAACCATAATAATCTTCTTTTAGTCAGCAAACATGCCTTCACTCCTCTTCTGTTAATGTGTCCCCGAGGAGGTATTTACATTGCTGGAGGATAGTCTCTTACCATAGGAATGAAAGGTAGTATCACAGGAGCATCACAGGAGTGGGGGTAAGGCATGaagcagggagaggaggcagaAGCATTTCCAAAGCCCATTCCTATTTGCTTTGGGAGCCCTGAAGGTGGGCTCTGACCTGGACACAGAGGGTCCTAAAACTGAAgcacttacatacacacacacacacacacacacacacacacacacaccccatccaTCCTCATTTCTATAGTggtaagtaaaggaaaaaaaaattaaaaaaaaaacaacccaccaaGAGAATGAGGAGATGATCGCCAAAGATCTTCGTTCATAGACGGAAAGATGGAAGGCTTAGTAACTGATGTTTACTAAGTTATATTTGCAGTAAATGAACAGTGTTGAAAGTAGTATTTTCTTTCCCTATCCTTCAACATCAACGATAGATAGAATTCTCTTTTCTATACTTTTTATTCTCTGCGAAAGTGGCTTCCGAGCAGCACCTTTTCCTGGAGGATGACCACAGTCCAGGGACATTGTTGTGGCTCTTTCAGCCCTTTCACTCTGCTCTTCAGACTTCCAGCCATTAGCCCTTTCATTCAGCTGTGCACTACCTCCTGTTCATCTCTTTTTGCTATGCCTTAATGCTTTCTTTAGTTCCAAATAATGACCCCATTTCACatcattttaattctttgaattcatatttttaaggGGCTCAAACAAGGATAATGAAAAGAAACATGTATTTACACTTTGTACATATTGATTCCATCAAGCAGTAGGCGGCCTACACATCAGTATAATCATAATATATGCGAACTTCTGATCTTCTGACACTTTGCAGTGATCTGATGCTTTCACTCCTGGTTCtgatatttgattttttgaaCAGTCTTCTTGAAAATGACCTACAcatgaaaaagtaaattattggATCTAGGCACACATTACACGCAGACAAGAAAAGTGTCATTTCTTTGCAGTAGTAGAGGATTTTATGTGCAGATTCATCTAAAAGCCTGTCTAAGTGACTAAAAGTAAAAGGAATTCTGCACAAGTGATATGGAAGAAAGCAGGTAAAAAACACAGCCACAACTACCCTGATGCTCTGGTTATGTTTTCGCTTTCGGCTTGACTGACTTATGAATTGCCTGCTCGATTTGTGGATGTACCTGGATATGGCTATGTAACATCCGATTAGAATCACCAGCACAGCCACAAACAAGCAGCTATTCACATAGGTGACTGCCTTATGCCATTTGACCCCCAAAGGACTTTTAAGTTTCATGCAGTCATGGATGTTGTCCTCTGTTGGTTGACTATTTGTTAGGATGATGTTTGGCAAAGACAAAACAGCCATGATCACCCAAACACAAATAGATAAAACCTTTGTAAAGGTTATGCTGTACATCCGAGAGTCCCCAAATGGCTTGACCACCTTCAGATAGCGATCAATGCTTATCAGCCCAAGGAACACAATGGAAGTATACATGTTTGcataaaacaaaactgaagtgTATCTGCAGAGAATAAACTTGAAGTACCAAGGTCCAAATCCTGCATCGTGGACTATTCGAAATGGAAATGTCAGCGTCATTATGAGGTCTGCAACTACtatgtttttgagatagaatatGAAGCTGGTTTTATTCCTAATGTGGAAGAAGATCCACACTGCTAAACCATTCAGCAAGATGCTTGCCACAAATATAATGAGATAAAGCACCGGCAAGACAATTGTGTCAAATTCATTGTGAAGGGTGGTGTTCTTTCCTGGTCCATCGCTCCTGTTGCCTGAGTTGTGACTCTCTTGGCCGTGCAGCTCGTTATCTGTAGGAGAAGTGGGGAGATGGGACTTCAGTGCTTGGCAAGTGTGCCCACAGGCCGCTAGGCTCCCTTATAGACCCAACTTTTTGTTATTTCAGGTGAACTTAAAGATGTCATCAATGATTTAAAGAGTGAAGTTAGCACGTTGTTAATGTTTTGAGTGGCCAAAGAATTGGTGACCTCTTCTTACTATCCTGCCTCCCTTGTATCAGGACCCTTGAGTAAAAAGTCCCATTTCTGATTCCCTACGCCAgccttttgaaaataaacataccATTGTAAATTATCCTGATACTTCCACGTTCAATGTCATTACAAATATAATCAACAAAATATGGacagaaaattgaatttttttataacaagaaaataaaatagccagcACATGTTTCTGTGTATTCTTTGGCACTCTCTTCGAATATATCTTCTCCTCCACCCATGACTGCCACATAAATCAAATGCTCATAACCCATTTCACTGATTATATGATGCAGTGATATGGTGTAGGTCTGAAGCTGTTTAATCATTAAGAATTAAGAAGGTgtaaccgggcgcggtggctcaagcctgtaatcccagcactttgggaggcagaggcgggtggatcacgaggtcaagagattgagaccatcctggtcaacatggtgaaaccctatgtctactaaaaatacaaaaaattagctgggcatggtggtgtgtgcctgtaatcccagctactcaggaggctgaggcaggagaattgcctgaacccaggaggcaggggttgcggtgagccgagatcgcgccattgcactccagtctgggtaacaagagtgaaactccgtctcaaaaaaaaaaaaaaaaatagaattaagaaGGTGTAAAACTAGTGGATCATATTTAAGCTGTTTAatctttgaaaattaagaaagtataaaattagtgggtcattttgaattttttgcctATGACTTTCTTACAGTACTTTTAAGATATTATAGGGACCATTgataggaatagaaagaaaatgtctaggcatttttgtaaataaaaagaaaatctgtcttcTAAAGTGAACAAAGAAAGTCCTGGATAGGTATAGATCTGACTTGCTGATTCTCTGAAATCTGTTTTCACCTTAGTAGAATTTAAGTTTTAGGCTAGCTTGAAGTTACTGctgattattataaatatttatacatgatCTAGTAAATTTTTGATTAAAATGCATTTGTATAGTcaagaatattcacaaatatgtTTTTGTATGGTCCAGTGAGAAATgctgattttgttttctcattcgTACTATGTTTTGCCATTTTACAGTTGATTGCCAAGGAGGAcaacttgttaaaaataattgcatCCTGGCATAATTTTCTTGTTTACAAGGCTAGGTTATATCGATTGTATTTATTATAggaatttttaaaccttttttttagaatttttagtttCTGTTGTTAAAGACCTGTACCATGTCACTGCATCATGTAATCAGTGAAATGGGTTATAAGCGTTTGACTTATGTGGCAGCCGTGGAAATGAGCCTCTCACGTCTCCTACTGTGGGGAGCATGACGGACAGGCAGCTCCTGCTGTGGATCCACTGCCACATGCCTGCGGCTGCCATGCTTCCCATGGACCGCTCCCGGCCTGTAACTGAGCATGGCAGGGATACCAAGACATACTGTTTTTGCAAGAGAGGGGTTTCTCTGACAAAAGACTTTGGCCGGAGGAGTACTTACCAGTCTTCAAACCTTTTCTTTGAGCTTTCTTCAAACCATACTGTTCCTACTaagcatttcttccttctttctcccacaAGTAGTTGGAAGGCTTTGCCAGCCTTCTGCTTGTCCCCATTTGCCTTGGTAGCCATTTTCCCCAATAAATCTCTTGACCCTTTAAGCAcattttatcatcattatttttggaGAACCTGAACTAAtggaattaatttataaattcaccTTTTGGATGTAAGGTTAGAAGGAAAgtcatttctgaattttttactTCCCTCTAATTAATATTTACTATAGTTATAACTATGTTTTGGAATGGTTTTGTTACAGAGGTAACACCATGAATTTAAGCCTTCCCTGCCCTGCACACAGGCAGTTTAGTATCTGTTTTGGTTCCCTTCTTTgaggagagaaacaggaaaattttGATGattaaaatccaaaaacaaaTTTCTGAATTGCTGCTTGACGTCTAAGTGCAGGCTCTTCTTAAGTAACCTTGCCCTCTTCCTAAttctttcccttttattctttgctatgagtgtttttaaaaactggtttccCTGGCCCAACTATCTTTACACAGGCTAGTAATTTATATCTGGACTAGCCTGTTATGAGACCCATAGTATTACTAAGCTTTACAAGTTAAAATGCCTGATTCAGCAGCCATCTCTATTACTGCTGCCACTTTCTAATATTTCCTTGTATAGTATCATTCAAGCCTATTTTGATATAATGATATGTTAtagtcttgtttgtttttgcatcaTAAGATCCAAATCAGTATCAGTGACATTAGGAGCTTCTTAAGATGTGTGGCTTTAACTGAGTTAAGATGTCTGCTTGAATTAATTTACCCAATTAAACTATTAGCAGTCACTTTCGTCTAACCTAGGATAGAACCATTAG
This is a stretch of genomic DNA from Saimiri boliviensis isolate mSaiBol1 chromosome 9, mSaiBol1.pri, whole genome shotgun sequence. It encodes these proteins:
- the GPR87 gene encoding G-protein coupled receptor 87, producing MGLNWTLAKLPNNELHGQESHNSGNRSDGPGKNTTLHNEFDTIVLPVLYLIIFVASILLNGLAVWIFFHIRNKTSFIFYLKNIVVADLIMTLTFPFRIVHDAGFGPWYFKFILCRYTSVLFYANMYTSIVFLGLISIDRYLKVVKPFGDSRMYSITFTKVLSICVWVIMAVLSLPNIILTNSQPTEDNIHDCMKLKSPLGVKWHKAVTYVNSCLFVAVLVILIGCYIAISRYIHKSSRQFISQSSRKRKHNQSIRVVVAVFFTCFLPYHLCRIPFTFSHLDRLLDESAHKILYYCKEMTLFLSACNVCLDPIIYFFMCRSFSRRLFKKSNIRTRSESIRSLQSVRRSEVRIYYDYTDV